In a single window of the Nicotiana tomentosiformis chromosome 8, ASM39032v3, whole genome shotgun sequence genome:
- the LOC104120968 gene encoding uncharacterized protein, which produces MGASIMAVATPKKKSVFVNGVTWGIKVKQLPFMGIMCTVMLFIVYRTTNYQYQQTEMESKLDPFYSSKDSDVDITRLNSLPRGIIQPSSDLELMPLWSTSGSRSKASISSSRNLLAIAVGVKQKSNVDALVQKFLSENFTIVLFHYDGHVDGWWDLQWSKEAIHIVANNQTKWWFAKRFLHPAVVSIYDYIFLWDEDLGVKNFHPGRYLKIVKSEGLEISQPALDRNSTDIHHRITIRSKKKRFHRRVYDSRGSTKCSDESEGPPCSGFVEGMAPVFSRSAWLCAWHLIQNDLVHGWGMDMKLGYCAQGDRTKKVGVVDSEYIVHQGIQTLGGPSLKKRSNLEESVKRHDVDVRSEIRRQSTHELQIFKDRWERAVEEDQNWVDPFEASSLRRRQRRKQIRKLKIKLKDYV; this is translated from the exons ATGGGGGCATCTATCATGGCGGTGGCGACACCTAAGAAAAAGAGTGTCTTTGTTAATGGG GTAACATGGGGAATAAAGGTGAAACAGCTGCCGTTTATGGGGATTATGTGTACAGTTATGTTGTTTATTGTGTATAGGACCACTAATTATCAGTATCAACAGACAGAG ATGGAATCAAAGTTAGACCCCTTTTATTCTTCAAAG GATTCCGATGTGGATATCACACGTTTGAACAGTTTGCCTCGTGGTATTATCCAACCAAGCTCAGATCTGGAGTTAATGCCTCTTTGGTCTACAAGTGGTTCGAGATCCAAG GCTAGCATTTCTAGCTCTCGCAACCTGTTGGCAATTGCAGTTGGTGTTAAACAAAAGAGTAATGTCGATGCTCTTGTCCAAAAG TTTCTTTCAGAGAATTTTACAATCGTCTTGTTCCACTATGATGGACATGTTGATGGTTGGTGGGACCTCCAATGGAGTAAAGAGGCCATTCATATTGTtgcaaacaaccaaacaaaaTG GTGGTTTGCGAAGCGGTTCTTACATCCTGCTGTTGTTTCTATCTACGATTACATTTTCCTTTGGGATGAAGATTTGGGCGTGAAGAATTTCCACCCTGGAAG GTACCTCAAAATTGTGAAATCAGAAGGACTGGAAATTTCCCAGCCAGCCTTGGACCGGAACTCAACTGATATACATCACAGAATCACAATAAGAAGCAAGAAGAAAAGGTTCCACAG AAGAGTGTATGATAGTAGAGGTAGTACAAAATGTTCAGATGAAAGTGAAGGTCCGCCATGCAGCGG ATTTGTGGAAGGAATGGCTCCAGTCTTTTCAAGATCTGCTTGGTTGTGTGCTTGGCATCTTATACAA AATGATCTTGTTCACGGATGGGGAATGGATATGAAACTTGGTTATTGTGCACAG GGGGACCGAACCAAGAAAGTGGGAGTAGTTGATAGTGAATATATAGTCCACCAGGGCATTCAAACTTTAGGAGGGCCATCTTTGAAGAAG CGTTCAAATCTTGAAGAGTCTGTGAAG AGACACGACGTTGACGTGCGATCCGAG ATTCGAAGACAGTCAACGCATGAGCTACAAATATTTAAGGATCGGTGGGAACGAGCTGTTGAGGAAGACCAAAACTGGGTGGATCCATTTGAAGCTAGCAGCCTGAGACGTAGACAACGGCGTAAACAAATACGAAAATTAAAGATTAAGCTAAAAGACTATGTTTAA